The nucleotide window CACCTCAATGGGAGTGAAGGCTGCCAAAATTGCAATGGAACGTGCAGGAGTTTCTGCAGATGATATCGATTTTGTGGTTTTTGCAACATTAAGTCCGGATTATTATTTTCCAGGGCCGGGAGTTTTGGTACAGCGTGATTTAGGATTGAGAACAGTTGGAGCTTTGGATGTGAGAAATCAATGTTCGGGTTTTGTTTATGCCATTTCTGTAGCCGATCAATTTATCAAAACAGGAATGTATAAAAATATTCTGGTGATAGGTTCGGAGGTGCATTCTACGGGATTGGATATGACAACGCGAGGAAGAGGTGTTTCGGTTATTTTTGGAGATGGGGCAGGAGCTGCTATTTTGAGCAGAGAGGAAGATTTGACCAAAGGGATTTTGTCAACACATTTGCATTCAGAAGGGATTCACGCCGAAGAACTGGTACTTAAGGCACCGGGAATGGGAGGCCGTTGGGTTACTGATATTCTTGCTGATAATGATTCAAATGATGAAAGTTATTTCCCTTATATGAATGGACAATTTGTTTTCAAAAATGCGGTGGTTCGTTTTGCTGAAGTAATCAACGAAGGATTGGAAGCTAATAATCTGCAGGTTTCGGATATTGATATGTTGATTCCACATCAGGCTAATTTGAGAATTTCTCAGTTTATACAAAAGAAATTCAATTTGAATGACGATCAGGTGTTCAATAATATTCAGAAGTATGGTAACACAACTGCAGCTTCTGTACCAATTGCTTTGACCGAAGCTTGGGAACAGGGAAAAATAAAATCTGGAGATACGGTCGTATTGGCTGCTTTCGGAAGTGGTTTTACCTGGGCAAGCGCCATTATAAAATGGTAAATTATTTACGTGCTGATTAAGAATTAGATATAACTATAATAAACAATAAAAAACCCCAAGAGTTGGCATTCTCTGGGGTTTCTTCTTTTGGCAATCTATTTATTAAAACTAATTTTTAATTCATTTTTTTTAAATGATGGCAAAAAAGCCAAATGCTTTCTTTTAGCCCCGATTAAAGCGAAAATCCTCCCGATTTTTTTTTTCGGGAGATTGTAGCGGAAAGCGGGACCAATGCCGGCAAAAAATGTCTTTTGTTTCTGCTCCAAAAAATGATTTAGATTTTAAAATCCACCACTTTTTTGGGTTTCGTTTTTATCTCTTTCTTTTCTTTGAATCGCTCTGTTTTTACCGGTTCCAAATCGGTAATTGAATCCTATGTAAGCTGTTTGGCTTTCCCAGTGGAATTCTCCGTTTTGTGCTTTTGGTTTTGTTGCATCGAATGCAAAATGCATCGTGTTGAATACGTCGCTTACACGGGCAGTTATGGTTCCGCTACCTTTAAGGACTGTTAAACTGGAACCGGCATCTATTTTCCACATTGGTTTTCTTAGAAATTGCAATGTCAAATCTTCGCCACGGTACATTCCTGTCAATTGGAAACGTAAATTTTTACTGGCTTTGAACGTGTTGCTAATTCGAGAATTGAAAGTAGTAACATCAACTTCCACATAATCGGTTTCAACATATCCTTTGGTGATTTTGTTGTACAAATCAAAACTGATGTTGGCACTGTACCATTTCGTAAAGTCTAAATTTGCTGAAGCTTCAAATCCGAAAGCGTGGTTGTCGCCTATGTTGGCGTACGATAAAATTTGTTTTTGTGGATTGTTTGGGTTTTCAGTGAGGGTTCTGTTAATTTCGTCGTTAATTTGACGGTAAAATACTCCTGAAGTAATAGAACCGATTTTTGTTTTTCGGGTGTAATTTACTTCAATCGAATTGGTGAATTGAGGAAGTAATTCCGGATTTCCTTGAGAGTCGATCAAAGGCGTGCTCCACTGACGAATTGGGTTTACCTGATCGATACCTGGTCTGTCCACACGTCTTGAGATACTGAAATTATAAGAATCATTATCGTTTGGAGTATAGGTCACAAATCCGGAAGGGTAAATTGTGAACAAATTGTCATTGAACTTACCATCGGCTTCATTCACTTTTTTGAATAACGCATCAGCAGTGTATTTTTCAAAACGGGCACCAACTTGAGCGTTCCATTTTGTCCATTTTT belongs to Flavobacterium aquiphilum and includes:
- a CDS encoding 3-oxoacyl-ACP synthase III family protein, which codes for MYHSKITGLGYYVPDNVVTNDDLTKIIETSDEWIQERTGIQERRHIIRGEDTTTSMGVKAAKIAMERAGVSADDIDFVVFATLSPDYYFPGPGVLVQRDLGLRTVGALDVRNQCSGFVYAISVADQFIKTGMYKNILVIGSEVHSTGLDMTTRGRGVSVIFGDGAGAAILSREEDLTKGILSTHLHSEGIHAEELVLKAPGMGGRWVTDILADNDSNDESYFPYMNGQFVFKNAVVRFAEVINEGLEANNLQVSDIDMLIPHQANLRISQFIQKKFNLNDDQVFNNIQKYGNTTAASVPIALTEAWEQGKIKSGDTVVLAAFGSGFTWASAIIKW